CCGCATCCACGCAGTCCATGGGCAGGGTTATGCGCCGGGTCTCGCCGAAATCCGAGAAGACCGCAAGGTAGACGGCGCCCGGCGGGCCGTAGATCTCAAAATCGTCAAGCGCTTTCCGCCAGGCCTTGCGCAGTCCTTCCGCGCTGAAATCGGTTCTGTCCATTTCGCGTTGAAGTTCCAGCTCGGGGAAGAGCAGGGCCGGGCCGAGGGCGCCGTCGTGCGCGGCCTCCAGCGTGATCAGCCGGCTTTCCGTGTAATCTTCGCAGAGTTCGTCAATCAGGTTGGACCAGAACTTTGCCGCCGTATTCGTAAAGCGCCGGCCGCGGATCACCAGCATTGTTGCGCCAAAATGCCTTGAAAAATGTTCTTTTTCGGCCCGCTTCAGCATAACCAGCCATCTGTTTTTTGTCTTTGCCGCAATTTTAAAAATAATGCAAGGGAGAACCCCTTGGCGTTGAAAATAGTGCGTTGTTCCGGTGGAACAGTCAAGTTAAAATGATGCGACGGTTTTTCTGGCAAAATGTCCGCGTTCAGTTTGTATTCAGCTTGAACAGCCCCCATTCCCGTGCGCTGCCGCCGGCGAGACGCCGGAATGCGTTGGTGTGGGTTTCCGCCCACATTAGTTCAACACAAGCTGGCCTCAAGCACAGCAGGTGACTGACTTTTGCTTGGAAGAGCCTTTTCAGCCATTGGTCATAATCCGGGTTGGTTGAGCGTGCAAACGCGGAGCTGTGGGGAAGCAGTTTGCCGTCTTTCTCGGGTGAAATGTAAACCAGCCGGTTGTCCAGGCGGGGGCCCAAAAAAGGAGCAAGGAACGCTCCATGGCTGACCTGTTGTGGGCCATAGGCAAACGCGATGGTTGCCGGTCCGCCGGCCGAATCAAGGGCCGGCAGCGCGGAAACCCAGTATCTGGGAAACGCATGCATCGTGGTGCAAGCCGCATAAGCTCTGGGCCTGAACCAGTTCCGGAATTGTTCGCAAGCGGCCAGGCCAATCAGGCTTATGGCAAGCATTGCCGCCAGGCCGGTTCGCGCGCCGAGTGTTTTCCCTATCCGCGGCATGGTAATGACACAATAGATCGCGGCAACCAGAAGGCCGGCCGCACCCAGAAAAAACAGTTCAATGCGGTGCCCGCCCAGCACAAAAGTTTTCAGGTAGTTACACACATTGATGATTATGCAAACAACGGCCCACCATACAATCAGGGCGCGGCTCGCCTTGTGAGTGGCCGCGGCTGAAAGCCCCATGACGGCGGGGAGCACGACGAGGGGGACAAGAAAGCGGCCGTTGACCCCGGCCCATCCGAGGCGGACGACCGCAAACGAAGGAGAGAAGAAAAGCGCCGCCGAAACCATGATAAGACACAGGCCCAGAATATGCACGGCGCTTCGGCGCCAAAGGGCCGCCGCCAGCCCCGGTATGCCCAATGCCGAGAGCAATATCGTCGGGCCATAGTGCATCAGCGCTCTCATGAGCGCGATCAGCTCGGAACGGAGCCGGTATGGTTCCAAGTCGGGCCGGTCCAGGAACCAGAGCAGGTTTGGAGGCGCTTCGCCCAGCTTTAGAGGTCCGATTTGGAACGGAATGGATCCTAGCGGGAACCCGGTCGCGACGAAGTTGTAGAGCAGCCACGTCATTACCGGAAGCGCGAATAAGATTCCGCAGAAGAGCAGGGAACGCGCCGACCGCTTTCCGTTCCGCAGGACGAACGCGCTGAACACAGGCGCCATCAGCAAGGCGGCGCCCAGCATATTGACCTTTACCGAGGCTGCCAGACCCAAAGCGCCCGCGGCAATATATAAGTCGTAATTGCGCTTTGCCTGTGCGCCGCGCAAAACAAAGGACAGTCCGCAAAGCATCAGGGCGTTGCCAAGCGTATCAATATAACCGCTGCCGACCATGCGGGAAAACTCAGGCGCGCTGATGAACGCCAGGCTGATCAGCGCGGCCGGCCGGCGCGGCAGGTTGTACTGACGCGCAAGAATCGCAACGCAAAGCCCCAGGAACAGCCAGGCGCCCAGATCGGGGATCGCGGCGAAGATGCCCGACCGGAAAAACAGCATTGTCCACGCCGGGAAAACTTCGCCGCCTCCCCCGAAGTAGGACCGGTAGTATTCCCATCCGCCGGGCGCTTCAAATGTTTGCCATGTGCCCGTTTGCACCCACAGCCCGGCTTTGAGCCCGTGATAGGTCAGAGCGTCCCATCCCAGGACGGGAAGCATAAGCGTTCGGATGGCCAGCAACACGGCCAGCAACAGAAAGAAAACCATGGCAATGCGTCCGGCCGGATCACGCCGGATGCCGATGATAACGTTCCTGAAAGACGCGAAATCATTTTTGAGGCAATGCGCGATGCAACCTGGCGGCCGCGTTGCGAAGTAAAAAATAACCCAGCAGGTCATGCCCGCTCCGGCCGCGGCCAGGCGGGAGAAGCCGCCCGTTGACATCAGAACTGCAAACCAGAACGCCAGCAGCCAGGCGAATATGATGCCCGCCGCGGCCAGTTTCACGGCGCCGGTATAGCGCTTGGCGAGGGCATATGACAGCGCTGCAACCGGAAAGAAAAAAGCGCTGAGCAGCGCCAGTTGAATTGCAAATTCCAGCATATGCGATCATTCACTTGTCAGGCCGCGGGAACGGAAAAATCATTGTTTTTTAAAAATTGCGAGAGGCGCATCGCGGTAACCTGGCTCGTCAATAGCGGCGATCTTCCGGTATGAGGTTTGAAACCAGGGTTCATTCGTGATATTGCCGATGCGATCATGCCAGCGGGTCGGACTAATCACGATCAGGTCAGGCCGGTAATGGCGGTAGGCCCACTTGAAATCGCCTTGCTTGACGTGTTGAATCGCATCGTTTTGCACCAGGCCCATGGGATCAATCATGCGCCGTTCAGTGTGATACCCCATAAAACCGATTTCAAAAAACCCGATGCTGGCGTCGGCGGCGGTGTTGCCGTTCAGCCAGCGCCCCGTTTTGACATAGAGACGTTGTATCGGATTGACGGGCGCGCGCACAAAATGGCACAGGGAAACAGTCATAGGAAGAAATGCCGCGGTGATGAGTGCCAGGGCGCTGGAAAATCCCAAGCGGGGCGGACACCACCAGTGTGCGCCGGAACACTTCCGTATCCAATCGGCGGCGAATTGGCATCCAAGGCCTGCCAGGAGAAAACCTCCGAACAGGCAGGGGACAGCGTACCAGGTATAAAACGGAACGTTGAGAAAGGCGTAACCGGCGGTATAGCTCGCGATCCAGATGACAAGCAGCCACCATGTTGTCCGCGGCCGCCACAAAAGAGCGGTCCAGCCCAGGAGAGCGGCCGCAATCCATAACCAGTAAAGCGCATGGCGGGGAGAACTGGAAAACGCGGGACTGAACATGAGATAGCTGCGTATCCAGTCGGCCATGGTCCTGAAAAAAGGCCCAAAGGCGCCGGACTGCATTTGAGCTGTTTTGGCCGCGAGCGTCCCGGGCAGGAACATGCCGAATGTCAGGTGAAAATAGAGCAGCAGGGGGGCGACCGTGGCGATGAATGCCAGCATCGCCCCCCAGGGCAGCCGCCGGCGCTGCATGACGTAATGGGAATAAATGACGACGATTGGAATTATTCCTTCCCCTCGCGTCAGGAAAGCCAGCCCTCCGAATAGAGCCGGCAGCAATGTATGCCCGCCTTGGTAAAAAAAGAATGCCAGCATAATCAGCGCCAGCATGCAAAAGGCCTCGCCGCCCCATACATGGAGATAGAACGGGTTCAGCAGCAGTAATAATGCGGTAATAACCCCGGCCACCCGCTGTTTTTCGCGCCACGCCGTCAAATAGACCGTCATGGCTGTAATGACCAGCGCCAGGCCGCTTAAACATTGCGCTATGTCGGGAATGCGGTTAATGCCGGCCAGCCATCCCAGTCCGGATAATAACAGGGTAAACAACGGGGTGGTTGTGCCGAGATAGCGCTCGCCCGGATTATACACGAAACCGTTTCCCAGCGCGATGTTGCGGGCATAGCGGAATGTGATGTAAGCATCGTCAAAGGAGGCCTTGCCAATGGCAACCGTGATAACCAGGCCGATTACTGCCAGCAATATTAAGAACAGGGTGTCGCGCCGGGCTAGCATTGAAAACTGCATACAAATGTTCTTTTGCGGACCGCTTCAGCATCAATCCGTCCTTCTGCCTTGTTGATTCCTTGTCCGGGAATGGGGTGAGTGACGGGATTTGAACCCGCGACATTCAGGGCCACAACCTGACGCTCTGCCAACTGAGCTACACCCACCATTCGTTTTTTTTATGGCTTTTTAAATCGGCAGAAAATTATACGCGGTTGGCGGCGGAATTCAAACAGAAAAGAAACCCGTTTTATTCGCCCCCCCCGCGCGGCTCTCGGTTCTCCGCGGCCGAGCTGCTCCCGGCTCCGCCGAAGCGCTTCGCCAAGGCGAGAAGGCGGAGGAGACTGCCGCGGGGTGCTTTGTTGTCAACCGCGTCTGCGACGCGCCTGCATCAGGCAGGATCAGGTTGAGCGTTCCTCTCCGAGTCCGAGGAGTTCCAGGATACGGTTCAGGTCTTCCGATGAATAAAAGTCAATTTCCAGCGCGCCTCTGGTTTTCTTGCCGTTGGCCAGCGTCCGGCAGGGGAAAATACGGATGCCGGTGCCGAAATGACGGTGCAGCAGGTCGGAGATATGCTGGAGATGCTGGGCCGGGATATCGTCGCGGCTTGTCCGTTTTTTTCGGGGAGCGCGGGTCAGCCTGGCCGCGGCTTTTTCAATGGCGCGCACCGGCCAGCCTTCCGCGGCCGCGCGCCTGGCCAGCAGGCATTTTTCCTCGTCCAGCGGCACCGCGAGCAAGGCCTTGGCGTGTCCGGTTTGGAGCTTGTTTTCGGCCAGCATCCGCCTGATTTCCTGCGGCAGGGTCAAAATCCGCAGGACGTTGGCCACCGTGGCGCGCGCCTTGCCGACTCTTTTGGCGATTTCATCCTGGCTGAGGTTGAATTTTACGGCGAGATTCTGGTAGCCCTCGGCCTCCTCGATGACGTTCAGATTTTCCCTTTGCAGGTTTTCAATGAGCCCCAGTTCCAGCATTTCCGATTCGCCGACCTCTTTCACGATGGCGGGGATAACGGCCAGGCCGATCTGGCGCGCGGCGCGCCAGCGCCTTTCGCCGGTTACCAGTTCAAACTGGGCTCCCTTCCGGCGGACCAGAACCGGCTGCAAAACACCGTGTGCTTTGATGGAAACGGCCAGTTCTGCCAGCTCTTCGGGCGCGAAGTTCTGGCGCGGCTGATAGGGATTCGGCAGGATATTATCAACGGGCACGTGTTCCCGGCTGTCCCTCGCGTCCGTTTCGGCTTCCGCCGCCGGCGTTTCCTTGATCAACGCGTTCAATCCCCGCCCTAATCCATGTTTGGCCATAAAAGTGATCCTTTATGATTTTTTTGCCTGTCAAATTCTGCGGACAGGATAAGGTCCGGCGGCGTTCCGGTCAAGCGCGATTTTTCTTCCGGGGTTTCCCGGAAAAGCGTTGACATTTGTTTGGCGATTTATATATTTCATGTTGTGAACAATTCGGATAGTAAAATAAAATACGGCGGCGCCGCTTTCCGGCGGCTGGCCATCGGGGAATTTGCCGATCGCATAAGCGTTATCATGCACCGGATGGCGGCGGCCATGATTTCGGACGAACGGAACTATCTTGCGCGCGGAATAATCTCGCTTCCGCAATTGCGGGTTCTGGAGCATGTCGCCGGCACGAAGCAAGGATGCGCGATGCGTTCCATCGCGCGCGGGCTGGGCATGAAGCCGCCCACCGTTACCGGCCTGATGGACCGGCTGGTTGCGCTCGGCCTGGCAAAGCGCTACGCCTCCGAGGCGGACCGGCGGGGCGTTCTCGCCGAGGCGACCCCCAAAGGCCGCCGCATACTGGATCAGTTTCACGCTGAAAGGCGGCGCCGGCTCATGGAAGCGTTCGGGCCTTTGAGCGCTCGGGAACGCGGCGATTATCTGGCGATCCTTGAAAAAGTGGCGACCTTTGTTGAGGCGCGGAAAAAGGAAAAAGCGGAAAGCGGATTGCAGAATGAATAAACGAAATTATAACCGTTTTCCGGGTGTTTCCGCCTGGTTCCGGCTTGGTCCGCCGTTGTTTTCAGCGCTGGCCGCCGCGCTTTTCATGGGCGGAGTTGCGCTGGCCTCCGCCGCGGCCGACTCCACCAACGCCGTCACGGGCATTATCGGCCATCCCGGCCCTTCGGCTTTCATTGATTCCGCGCGAACCGGCCGCCTGCTTCGGATCGGCATGGTGGATTGCGTCGCCTGGACGCTGCAGAATAATTCGGAAATCCTGATAAAAAAGATTGATCCCAAGCTGAGGGACGACGACGTTGCCATCGCCCGGGCGGTATTTGAGCCGAATTTTTATGCCAATGCCGTCCTGGACGGCAACCGGAGCCCGTTTCCCCTGCCGATGAACGTCTACAGTTCCAGTGTTTCCAGGGCGGTTGAAGTTGGCGCGGGCGTTGCCGGCAAACTGCCGCCCGGGACCCGTTATCAATTGGATTTTCTGGGGCAGCGCAATGACAGTGATCCGGCCATTAAAGCCGTCAATCCGGTCTATTTTGCGGAGCCCATGATTACGATTACGCAACCCATTTTCAAAGGCGCCGGTTTTGAAGTCAACGAGGCGGAGATTGTGATTGCCTCAAATTATCGGAACATTTCCGCCAAAGACGTGCGCGCCACGGTTATGCAGAGCATCAGCCGCGCCATAATCGCCTACTACAACTATTGCTATTCGCAGGAGTACAAAGAGATCGCCGCGGCGTCCCTGAAACGGGCGCAGGACCTGCTGGCCATCAACCGGGAGAGATATCAGCATGGTATCATCAGCTCGGTTGACCTGCTGGAGACAGAGACGGCGGTGGCGGAAAGGGAAAAGGCGGTGATCGTGGCCGACGCGCTCGTGTCCGGCACGGAAGACGAGTTGAAACTGGTTACCAACCTGGTGGATGATCCCGAATTGTGGAACGCGCGTCTGGAGCCGATTGACCGGCCGAAACTGGAATTGCGGAGAACTGACCTGGCGCAGAGTCTGCGCAACGCCTTTGAATTCCGTCCCGATTACCAGATAAAGACAATTGAGCTGAAAAACCGCGATATTGCCATCAAACTGGCCGATAACAATCATCGCCCCGCGCTGGATCTCTTCGGCAGTTACGGCATGAACGGGTGGGGGGGCGATTATGGGGACGCCTTGAATACCGTTGAGCCGGGAAACAGCGACTGGACGGTGGGCTTGAAGTTTGCCAGGCCATGGGGCGGTGCCGAGAGCGCTAAACTTGACCAGACGAAACGGGAAAAGATGAAAGCCAGCCTGGAGTTGAAAAGGCTTGAGCAGAATATCATTCTTGACGTTCGCACTCGGATCAGGGAAGTTGAGACCCAGCGCCGCCAGATGGACGCGGCCCGGCATGCCAGGGACATGGAGGCCAAGAATTACGAGGCGCAGCGCGAGCGTTACGCCGCCGGGCAGGTCAGCACGCATGACATGCTGGATTACCAGGAGCGCGTGGCCACGTCCGAAACCGATTATCTCAAGGCGGTGGTTGATTACCAGACCGCTCTGGTCGCGCTGGACAACGCGGAAGGCATAACGCTCGCCAAAAATAACATTCGCCTGGAGGAATAATTTTATGAGCCAATTGCAAAAGTTAAAAGAATATTTCCCCGCCCGCTTCGCTGGAGGCGCGGAGAACACAGAGACAGAAAATGTTTTTGGTTCTGATTTTTTAAAAAAAGAATTAGTTTTATCTATGCGATCTCTGAGACCTCTGCGCCTTGGCGTTAAAAATATTCTTCGGAATACGTTAATCACGGCCATGGTTTTGACATTATGCGACTGTAAAGGAAAGGGAGACAGCAAAGCGGTTGCCAACGAGGCCGTGGCGGTGCGCTG
This DNA window, taken from Kiritimatiellia bacterium, encodes the following:
- a CDS encoding ParB/RepB/Spo0J family partition protein, with product MAKHGLGRGLNALIKETPAAEAETDARDSREHVPVDNILPNPYQPRQNFAPEELAELAVSIKAHGVLQPVLVRRKGAQFELVTGERRWRAARQIGLAVIPAIVKEVGESEMLELGLIENLQRENLNVIEEAEGYQNLAVKFNLSQDEIAKRVGKARATVANVLRILTLPQEIRRMLAENKLQTGHAKALLAVPLDEEKCLLARRAAAEGWPVRAIEKAAARLTRAPRKKRTSRDDIPAQHLQHISDLLHRHFGTGIRIFPCRTLANGKKTRGALEIDFYSSEDLNRILELLGLGEERST
- a CDS encoding MarR family transcriptional regulator, producing the protein MNNSDSKIKYGGAAFRRLAIGEFADRISVIMHRMAAAMISDERNYLARGIISLPQLRVLEHVAGTKQGCAMRSIARGLGMKPPTVTGLMDRLVALGLAKRYASEADRRGVLAEATPKGRRILDQFHAERRRRLMEAFGPLSARERGDYLAILEKVATFVEARKKEKAESGLQNE
- a CDS encoding TolC family protein → MNKRNYNRFPGVSAWFRLGPPLFSALAAALFMGGVALASAAADSTNAVTGIIGHPGPSAFIDSARTGRLLRIGMVDCVAWTLQNNSEILIKKIDPKLRDDDVAIARAVFEPNFYANAVLDGNRSPFPLPMNVYSSSVSRAVEVGAGVAGKLPPGTRYQLDFLGQRNDSDPAIKAVNPVYFAEPMITITQPIFKGAGFEVNEAEIVIASNYRNISAKDVRATVMQSISRAIIAYYNYCYSQEYKEIAAASLKRAQDLLAINRERYQHGIISSVDLLETETAVAEREKAVIVADALVSGTEDELKLVTNLVDDPELWNARLEPIDRPKLELRRTDLAQSLRNAFEFRPDYQIKTIELKNRDIAIKLADNNHRPALDLFGSYGMNGWGGDYGDALNTVEPGNSDWTVGLKFARPWGGAESAKLDQTKREKMKASLELKRLEQNIILDVRTRIREVETQRRQMDAARHARDMEAKNYEAQRERYAAGQVSTHDMLDYQERVATSETDYLKAVVDYQTALVALDNAEGITLAKNNIRLEE